Proteins encoded by one window of Vigna radiata var. radiata cultivar VC1973A chromosome 5, Vradiata_ver6, whole genome shotgun sequence:
- the LOC106760581 gene encoding uncharacterized protein LOC106760581, producing MDSKIGGSMTKYVRSQLGYITSYKSDLEKLKTEVETLKVGKSRVQETVDKAKGNGEKILNNVQIWLKKVDATIAEANNLIFNDVQENYPIHIPNIQFRLRHSKKLQKMTREIYGVLSEGNFDKISKPPTIKEIQQVLKDPKIYKIGLYGIDGVGKTTLVKELAREVEKEGSFDVVAMAEVTDSPDVENIQCQIANALALKFDEESKEERVEKLRRRISKEKSILVILDDIWGKVDLAELGIDKGCKLLLTSERLNVLRCQMGTEKNFKVEVLSDEDSWKLFQKIAGQAIKLISTNKSPYELVEINSMVEDVPKYCNGFPLFVVVVAKALRTKNLATWKDALKQLRGLSEKGKFEEVVCPLELGYRYLESDELKTLFLFIVSLGPGRIHTGELFSCYWGLHGDSHELTEARNKYYQFIDDLRASSLLLEVEIEYVRMHDSVRDTAKAISSRTHLTYEVQKFTQKDQWDIDQLKKCHYINLPSYNLDELPEKLDCPELKLMSLKSDLGHLKIPDHFFAGMGEVKVLNLHRMSFAPSPPPSFRLLSNLRSLNLYECVLDDITMVAELTSLEILSLERSKIQELPKEIGQLTQLRMLNLTNCYQLKTISRYLIYSLMCLEELYMGNCNIQWEAEGGKSQTNNASLGELRNLNRLTTLDLSIHDTSVLPADMDVFKQLRRYNIYIGNMWKWSSFWSGDAREISRTLKLVDSLNTEIFLNQGIQMLFTTVEDLSLAKINFADDVFYKLNREAFQHLRHLYVQNSDAFCNLETLILCDLRNMYGPFAKQTLVLWNLHNMEDISYAPLATQCFENLQVFKVQGCRKLKKLLSYSVAKNLAQLQQMEIFDCTAMEEIVCEEKLEDENLHNIKDNAIHCFEKLRVIKVHGCHKLKKLLSYSLAKNLFELQEMEIFNCTIMDEIIFEEKFQDESLHNVKDTGTVIFEKLQVIKVHGCHKLKKLLSYSLAKNLFQLQEMEIFNCTIMDEIIFEEKFEDESLHNVKDTGRVFFEKLQVIKVHGCHKLKTLLPYSLAKNLSQLQEIEIFDCTNMEEIISKKKIEDENLHNVKDFDTHFLEKLQVLKVQGCYNLKILLPYSLAKNLSQLREIEIFDCTNMEEIISEENFEDENLNHMEDIGTHFFEKLQVINVKSCYKLKKLLPYALAKNLSQLQEMKLEDGKEFPKIVLPKLHSLTLDTLPNLCSFSLPLEIDKDDGSIPLPLFNQKVTCPNLDMLVIINLNRLNSIWYNQQAPSSVRNLKTIKITRCNALHHVFPTAVAKELLQLQVLEISTSMIEMIVEDNYIQGPPDNITFTKLEQLKLEYLPRLTKFCQESYNFKFPSLQTVEVIGCPNLKFSGHLNFTSIAQLEWRAKNGRKDDELNNLFNEKVAMPNLENLRLSNIGSYGKIWDEKWRVPFFSENLKYLIEDEYHNHTESLFSSSTARELTKLKLLDIQSCPALVQIFVQQEEVTFQNLETLLINDMSGLRSIWNNLQGPSSFHKLNKIQIIGCHALHHVFPVVVAKELQQLQELQISRSINIENIVVKSHRGGAFGKHKNKSHPFFKKIEENTDDDDDDDDEVFMKFKENKGDDANEIVFMKLKELYLENLPKLRSFSKKSDNFKFPAFEKVTFPNLEKLIISGMSGLQSLWNKLQGPNSFHNLNKIQVTGCRALVHVFPVVVAKELQQLQVLEISRSINIENIVVKSQSGGALGKHQNESHPFFKKFEENTDDDDVVFMKVKENKGDDVIDIVFIKLKELKVKTSIFQPSKKYM from the exons ATGGATTCTAAAATTGGTGGATCTATGACTAAATATGTTAGAAGTCAATTAGGATACATAACCTCTTACAAAAGTGACCTAGAAAAGCTCAAAACTGAGGTTGAAACCCTGAAGGTTGGAAAAAGTCGTGTACAAGAAACTGTTGATAAGGCTAAAGGAAATGGagaaaaaattctaaataatgTCCAGATTTGGCTGAAGAAAGTGGATGCAACAATTGCTGAGGCAAATAATCTTATTTTCAATGATGTCCAAGAAAATTATCCGATACACATTCCTAATATACAGTTTAGGCTCCGGCATAGCAAGAAATTGCAAAAGATGACACGAGAGATTTATGGGGTCCTATCAGAAGGAAACTTTGACAAAATTTCTAAACCAccaacaataaaagaaattcaacaaGTGTTGAAAGATCCTAAAATCTATAAGATTGGGTTGTATGGGATTGATGGCGTGGGCAAAACAACACTAGTGAAGGAGCTAGCTCGAGAAGTTGAGAAAGAGGGTTCTTTTGATGTTGTAGCTATGGCTGAGGTGACTGATTCTCCAGATGTGGAAAATATTCAATGCCAAATTGCTAATGCCTTGGCtctgaaatttgatgaagagaGTAAAGAAGAGAGAGTGGAAAAATTGCGTCGAAGGATAAGCAAGGAGAAGAGTATTCTTGTTATTTTGGATGATATTTGGGGGAAAGTTGACTTAGCAGAACTGGGGATTGATAAAGGATGCAAGTTATTGTTGACGTCTGAACGTCTTAATGTGCTTAGATGTCAAATGGGTActgaaaaaaattttaaagttgaGGTTTTGTCTGATGAGGATAGTTGGAAGTTGTTTCAGAAGATTGCGGGTCAAGCTATCAAATTGATTTCCACAAACAAAAGTCCTTATGAATTGGTTGAAATAAATTCCATGGTTGAAGATGTGCCTAAGTATTGTAATGGTTTTCCCCTTTTTGTAGTTGTTGTAGCAAAAGCTTTAAGAACAAAAAACCTCGCTACATGGAAGGATGCCTTGAAGCAATTGAGAGGATtgagtgaaaaaggaaaatttgaaGAAGTTGTATGCCCTTTGGAATTAGGCTATCGTTATTTAGAAAGTGATGAACTGAAGACACTGTTCTTATTCATTGTTTCCCTTGGACCTGGCCGTATCCACACTGGAGAACTATTTTCATGCTATTGGGGATTACATGGAGATTCCCACGAATTAACAGAGgcaagaaataaatattacCAATTTATTGATGATCTTAGGGCATCTTCATTGTTGCTTGAAGTTGAAATTGAGTATGTTAGAATGCATGATAGTGTTCGTGATACAGCCAAAGCAATATCCTCAAGGACTCACTTGACTTATGAAGTACAAAAGTTTACACAAAAAGATCAATGGGATATAGATCAACttaaaaaatgtcattatatTAACTTGCCTTCGTATAATTTAGATGAGCTTCCTGAGAAACTAGATTGTCCAGAGTTGAAGCTAATGTCACTGAAAAGCGATCTTGGCCACTTAAAAATCCCTGATCATTTTTTTGCTGGAATGGGAGAAGTGAAGGTTCTTAATTTACATCGAATGAGTTTTGCCCCTTCCCCACCTCCTTCTTTTCGTCTCTTGTCAAACCTTAGATCATTGAATCTATATGAATGTGTATTGGATGATATAACAATGGTTGCGGAACTCACAAGTTTAGAAATTCTCTCCCTTGAAAGATCTAAAATTCAAGAACTCCCAAAGGAAATAGGGCAATTGACTCAGCTTCGAATGTTGAATTTAACAAACTGCTACCAGTTAAAAACCATCTCCAGATATCTTATATATAGCTTAATGTGCTTGGAAGAGTTGTATATGGGGAATTGTAATATCCAATGGGAGGCTGAAGGAGGAAAAAGCCAAACCAACAATGCAAGTCTAGGTGAGCTAAGGAACTTGAACCGGCTTACAACTTTGGACTTGTCAATCCATGATACTTCAGTTTTACCTGCAGATATGGATGTATTTAAACAGCTACGAAGATACAACATATATATTGGCAATATGTGGAAGTGGTCTTCATTTTGGTCTGGTGATGCTCGGGAAATTTCAAGAACTCTTAAGCTTGTTGACTCTTTGAATACAGAGATTTTTTTAAACCAAGGGATACAAATGCTATTCACTACTGTTGAGGACCTGAGCTTAGCTAAAATAAACTTTGCTGATGATGTGTTTTATAAACTGAATAGGGAAGCTTTTCAACATTTGAGACATTTATATGTCCAAAACAGTGATGCTTTCTGCAATTTGGAGACACTGATTCTTTGTGATCTGCGTAATATGTATGGTCCATTTGCAAAACAGACACTAGTTCTCTGGAATCTGCATAATATGGAAGACATAAGCTATGCTCCACTTGCAACACAATGTTTTGAAAACCTGCAAGTTTTTAAAGTCCAAGGTTGTCGTAAGTTGAAGAAATTACTTTCGTATTCTGTTGCAAAAAACCTTGCTCAACTTCAACAGATGGAAATTTTCGATTGTACTGCCATGGAAGAGATCGTATGTGAGGAAAAACTTGAGGATGAAAATCTGCATAATATAAAAGACAATGCCATacattgttttgaaaaactcCGAGTTATTAAAGTCCATGGTTGTCACAAATTAAAGAAGTTACTTTCATATTCCcttgctaaaaacctttttgaacTTCAGGAGATGGAAATTTTCAACTGTACAATTATGGACGAGATCATATTCGAGGAAAAATTTCAGGATGAAAGTCTGCATAATGTGAAAGACACTGGCACGGTTATTTTTGAGAAACTTCAAGTTATTAAAGTCCATGGTTGTCATAAATTGAAGAAGTTACTTTCGTATTCCcttgctaaaaacctttttcaacTTCAGGAGATGGAAATTTTCAACTGTACGATTATGGACGAGATCATATTTGAGGAAAAATTTGAGGATGAAAGTCTGCATAATGTGAAAGACACTGGCAGGGTCTTTTTTGAGAAACTTCAAGTTATTAAAGTCCATGGTTGTCATAAATTAAAGACATTACTTCCATATTCCCTTGCTAAAAACCTTTCTCAACTTCAGGAGATTGAAATTTTTGACTGTACAAATATGGAAGAGATCAtatctaagaaaaaaattgaggatGAAAATCTGCACAATGTTAAAGACTTTGACACacattttcttgaaaaacttcAAGTTCTAAAAGTCCAGGGTTGCTATAACTTGAAGATATTACTTCCATATTCCCTTGCTAAAAACCTTTCTCAACTTCGGGAGATAGAAATTTTTGACTGTACAAATATGGAAGAGATCATATCAGAGGAAAATTTTGAGGATGAAAATCTGAATCATATGGAAGACATTGGTAcacatttttttgaaaaacttcaaGTCATTAATGTCAAAAGTTGTTATAAGTTGAAGAAATTACTTCCATATGCCCTAGCTAAAAACCTTTCTCAACTTCAGGAGATGAAACTTGAGGATGGGAAAGAATTTCCCAAGATCGTGCTCCCTAAATTGCATTCTCTTACATTGGATACACTTCCTAATCTTTGCAGTTTTAGTTTGCCATTGGAAATAGATAAGGATGATGGATCAATTCCTTTGCCATTATTCAATCAAAAG GTTACTTGCCCAAACTTGGATATGCTGGTTATCATCAACTTGAATCGTTTGAACTCAATATGGTACAATCAACAAGCTCCAAGTTCTGTAAGgaatttgaaaacaataaaaattactaGATGTAATGCCTTGCATCATGTTTTTCCAACTGCTGTGGCTAAGGAGCTTCTCCAGCTCCAAGTGCTGGAAATATCCACATCTATGATAGAGATGATTGTTGAAGATAATTATATTCAAGGCCCACCAGATAACATTACTTTCACAAAATTGGAGCAATTAAAATTGGAATACTTACCAAGGCTCACAAAGTTTTGCCAAGAAAGTTACAACTTCAAATTTCCATCATTGCAAACAGTAGAGGTGATTGGATGTCCCAATTTGAAGTTTTCTGGTCATCTAAACTTCACAAGCATAGCACAGCTTGAATGGAGAGCTAAAAATGGTCGAAAGGATGATGAGCTTAATAATCTGTTCAACGAAAAG GTTGCAATGCCCAACCTTGAAAACTTGAGGTTGTCTAACATCGGTTCATATGGGAAGATATGGGATGAAAAATGGCGAGTCCCCTTTTTCAGTGAAAACTTGAAGTATTTGATAGAGGACGAATATCATAATCACACAGAAAGTTTGTTCTCATCCTCGACTGCTAGAGAACTAACAAAATTGAAACTTCTTGACATTCAATCTTGCCCTGCTTTGGTGCAGATATTTGTCCAACAAGAGGAG GTTACATTCCAAAACTTGGAGACACTGCTTATCAATGACATGAGTGGTTTGCGATCAATATGGAACAACCTGCAAGGTCCAAGTTCTTTTCACAAActgaataaaatacaaattattggATGTCATGCCCTGCATCATGTATTTCCAGTTGTTGTGGCGAAAGAGCTTCAACAGCTTCAAGAGCTTCAAATATCAAGGTCTATTAACATAGAGAACATTGTTGTAAAGAGTCATAGGGGTGGTGCCTTTGGCAAGCATAAGAATAAAAGTCAtccattttttaagaaaattgaagaaaatacagatgatgatgatgatgatgatgatgaagtttttatgaaatttaaagaaaataaaggcgATGATGCAAATGAGATagtttttatgaaattgaaagaattgtacttgGAGAACTTACCGAAGCTTAGAAGCTTTTCCAAGAAAAGTGACAACTTCAAGTTTCCAGCCTTTGAAAAA GTTACATTCCCAAACTTGGAGAAACTGATAATTAGTGGCATGAGTGGTTTGCAATCATTATGGAACAAACTACAAGGTCCGAATTCTTTTCACAACTTGAACAAAATACAAGTTACAGGATGTCGTGCCTTGGTACATGTTTTTCCAGTTGTTGTGGCTAAGGAGCTTCAACAGCTTCAAGTGCTTGAAATATCAAGGTCTATTAACATAGAGAACATTGTTGTGAAGAGTCAAAGTGGAGGTGCCCTTGGCAAGCATCAGAATGAAAGTCAtccattttttaagaaatttgaagaaaatacagatgatgatgatgtagtttttatgaaagttaaagaaaataaaggagatGATGTAATTgatatagtttttataaaattgaaagaatt GAAAGTGAAAACTTCAATTTTCCAGCCCTCGAAAAAGTACATGTGA